The nucleotide window CGAAAGGTTCTCACTGATCCTGGCCGTCATTGCGGAGTTTGTAGGTTCCATATTCATCATTCTGGGGCTCTTCAGCCGTCCTGCGGTTTTTCTCCTCATCATTACCATGGCCGTGGCCGGTCTTATTGTGCACAGTTCCGATCCTTTTCCCAAGCGTGAAGCCAGCCTGATCTATCTCTCGGTTTACCTGATGCTTTTTGCTTTCGGCCCCGGTAGATATTCGATAGACAGTATGCTGGAAAAGCGTCGCGACAGTAGTTGGTAGCCCCAAGCTTATCTTTGAGTTTATAAGTGATTTTGCTTATATTGATGTTTATAAGCAAATGAATTTATATTTGTCCTCTTGTATAATTATGGTATCTTTGCACACATGAAAGCGGTTATCACCGGAGACATTATCAATTCTCAAAGTATCCCTTCCGAAACATGGCATCACGCACTGCGCGGTATTTTTGGGCCGGAAAACAGCGAAATTTGGGAAATCTACCGTGGTGATGAGTTCCAGCTTTTGTTGCCGCATGCCTCTGAATCCTTCAGCAAGGCCATTGAAATAAAATCCAGGATTAAATGCATTTCAGGATTGGATGTTCGTCTGTCTATCGGTATTGGTGACCAGGATTTCAAAGCGCCGAAAATTACACAGTCTACAGGAAGTGCCTTTGTGCATTCCGGGCGTAACTTTGAGAAAATAAAAGCGGAGAAACTGACACTCAGCATCGCTTCAGACTTTCCCGATTTTGATGAAGTAATGAATATTACTTTCAAATGGATGAACACCAACCTGGACAACTGGTCCTCTGTTTCGGCAGATATCGTTCAGATTTTCATAAAAGACAATAACCTGAACCAGGAGGAAGTTGCCCGCCAGCTTAATATATCCCAGTCTTCAGTAAGCCAGCGTCTGAAGCGCGCAAATTATGACCTTATAATGCAGACAGACAGGATTTTCCGCAAACGAATTTCGGAACTTAAGGCATGATAATCACTCAACTCATACTGGCTCACCTCATCGGAGATTTTATCTTACAGCCTAACAAATGGGTTGCCCATAAAGAAGCAAAGAAAACCGCAAGTCCTTACCTCTATCTTCATACCCTGATCCATACAGCACTTTGCATGGTTTTCCTTTGGGATCTGGATCTCTTGTGGATCGCGGCACTTGTGGGTATAAGTCACTTCATCATTGATGCACTGAAGCTCCACCTTCAAAAGACAAATACGAAAAAGACCTGGTTCATTACCGACCAGCTGCTGCACGCACTGGTGATAGCAGGTGTGGGATTCGCCACAGATCAGTTTGATTTGAAAGTCCTTCTAAGTCCTCAGACGCTGATATTCCTTACCGGTGCGGTATTTCTCACCACCCCCGTTTCTATCCTGATCAAGACGCTGCTCTCCGCCTGGACTCCCGTGGCAATAGAGCACAGCAAAGTACAGACGGAAAGTCTTACACATGCCGGAAAATATATAGGTATACTGGAGCGTTTATTGGTTTTCACCTTCATTATCGTAAATCACTGGGAAGGTGTAGGTTTTATGATTGCCGCCAAATCTGTGTTCCGCTTCAGTGATCTGGCTGAAGCCAAACAGCGTAAGCTCACCGAATATGTATTGGTAGGAACCCTGCTCAGTTTTGGTATTGCAGTTATGACGGGTATTCTGGTGCGAATGTAAAAAGAAAGATAAGTTGAATTAATAAAGAGTAAAAGAAAGATGACTAAAGGAGCAATGTTATACGAAGGAAAAGCCAAGCAGGTTTTTGCCACCGACCATCCGGAGCAGGTAGTCGTGAGGTTTAAGGACGATGCTACAGCTTTTAATGCCCAGAAACGCGGAAATGTGGACCTGAAGGGCGAAATGAACAATGCCATTACAACCCTGATCTTTGAATATCTGAATGAAAGAGGGATTAAAACCCACTTCATAAAGAAACTGGACGAAAGGGAGCAGCTTGTTGTAAAGGTAGATATCATCCCCCTGGAAATGGTGGTCAGAAACTATTCTGCGGGAAGCATGGCGCAGCGCCTGGGTGTGGAAGAAGGCATCAAGTCTCCGGTAACCATATTTGATATCTGCTATAAGAAAGACGAGCTGGGAGATCCGCTCATCAATGATCACCACGCAGTGTTCCTGGGAGCGGCGACATACGAGGAGCTTAAAGATATGTACAGTCTTACGGCGCGCATCAATGAAATCCTGAAAGAACTTTTTGACAAAATGAACATCATCCTTGTTGATTTTAAGATTGAACTTGGGAAAACCGCAGACGGAAGCATTATCCTGGCTGACGAGATTTCACCTGATACCTGCAGGCTGTGGGATAAGGACACCATGAAGAAACTGGACAAAGACCGTTTCCGCCGTGACTTGGGCGAGGTGACCGAAGCGTACGTAGAAATTTATGAACGACTGAAAAAAGTGCTGGATAAATAATCCGGCTTATAAAAATGACACAGTTACAACAGTTTAAGGAAGATTATTTAGCGCAGTTTAAGGAAAGGACCTACGGCAGGAACCTTTTGAAGGCCGAAGATCCTTTTGATGCGCCATCAGAAGAGTGTGGTATTTTCGGCATCTATTCAGATACCGACCTGGATACCTTCTCGCTGTCCCAGTTTGGGCTGTTTGCCCTGCAGCACCGCGGACAGGAAGCCTGCGGTATCTCCGTAATGAAAGACGGCAAGATTGTAAACATCAAGGACGAAGGTCTTGTACTGGATGTGTACAAAGAAATCCGCGATCCGGAAATGTTTATGGGCAATGCGGCAATCGGTCATAACCGCTATACAACTGCCGGCGACAAGAAAAAATACAATTACCAGCCGTTTTTCGCCAAGAATGAATACGACCAGATCGTACTGTCTATTGCTCACAACGGAAACCTTACCAATGCGATTACCCTCAAGAAGGAACTGGAGGCGGAAGGGGTGGTTTTCCGTGCTACATCGGATTCAGAAGTTATTCTGAGGCTGATCCAAAAAAACCTGGATTTGGGTCTTCGCGGTGCCATAAAAGCCACCATGGAAAAAATTGAAGGTGCCTACTCCGTGGTAGGAATGACACGTAATAAATTTTTCGCTTTCCGCGATTTCAATGGGATCCGTCCGCTGGTTTTGGGTGCGATAGACGAAAAAACTTTCGTGGCGGCCTCAGAATCAGTGGCTCTTGATGCCGTAGGTGCACAGTATGTGCGTGACATCCTGCCGGGTGAGATTGTTTATACAAGTGAGAACGAAACCGGTTTGAAATCCTTTCTTGTGAAGGAAAACTGCGAAAACAGAATTTGTGCCTTTGAATATATTTATTTTGCCAGACCCGACTCCCTGCTGGAGAACATCAATGTTCATGAAATCCGTGAACGCTCCGGTGAGAAAATCTGGGAGCAGGCACCTGTAGAGGCAGATATCGTTATTGGCGTGCCGGACTCAGGAGTTCCGGCGGCTATCGGTTTTTCCAAAGCGTCGGGAATACCTTTCCGTCCTGTACTGATTAAGAACAGGTATATTGGCCGCAGCTTTATTGTGCCTACACAGGAAATGCGCGAAAGGATCGTAAACCTGAAACTGAATCCGATCATTTCCGAAATCAGGGGCAAGAGGGTAGTGATCATTGACGATTCCATAGTACGTGGCACTACTTCCAAGCGTCTCGTAAAGATTATGAAAGATGCCGGTGTAAAGGAAATCCACTTCAGAAGTGTTTCGCCACCTATTATAGCACCCTGCTATCTTGGAATTGACACACCGTCCAAAGACGATCTTATTTCGGCGAACATGACCAAGGACGAGCTGCGTGATTATCTGGGTGTGGATTCACTGGAGTTCCTGAGTATGGAAAATCTGAAAATACTTTTAGGCAGTACCAATCACTGTTTTGGCTGCTTTACAGAAGTATATCCTGTGCCGCCCGGACCAAGTTCCGATTACACTGACGAATAATAAAAAAAGGTTGAGAATTTTCTCAACCTTTCTTTATTTATGTGGTGTGCTTAGAATTTATAAGCTAAACCAGCCTGGAATACGTTGTTCTTAACAGCGTCACCTGAGTTCTGGCCATCTTTGTAGATGTCTGTAAAACCGGCTACATATCTTGCAGTAATTCCGATGTTTGGCGTAAAGAAGTAACCGGCTCCGATACCAGCTCCAAAGTTAAATCCGTTCAGACTGTCCTTATAGTTATCAGATTCTGCTAAAGTCTCACCAGTAGTTTCGTTCTTGGCTTTATCTTTTGCTGATACCAAAAGTCCGAATTCAGGTCCTGCTTCCAAGTAAAAAGACGGTGTAACGTTGTACTGCAGCATCACAGGAAGTGCTACATAATCAAGATGCGTAGCTCCTGAATATCTCATTTCATCACTTACTGGTGTTGAGGGAACCGTATAATCGTACTTCTCACCATACTGTGTATAGATAAGTTCCGGCTGGATAGAAAAATCAGCTGAAATTGGCGCATTCATAAAAAGACCTGCGTTAAATCCAATTTTTGATCCCTGATCGCTTAAGTTTGCATCTTTAGATAATGAAGATACGTTCATACCTGCTTTAACACCAAACTGCTGTGCAAATGTAAGTGTACTCACTGCTACGGCTGCACTTAAAAATAACTTTTTCATAACTTTTAATTTTAATTGTCTTAATTTTTCTTAATTTTTTGCCAAATTTATAATAGTGTTTGTTTCTGTTTGGGTTCACGTTATACAATTAACGCCATTGCTTATACAATTATCACAAACACCCATTATAACTGGACTTGTTGTTAGTTGTTCACGGTAACCAAGTACACAAACCGTGTGCCAAAACCGAAACAGTAACTGTTAAATTAAACAATAGTTTAAAAATTATAAAATATAAGTGCTTACAAATCAGAATATTATGCTTGCTGCGCGCGCCGTATTTTTATAATATCACTCGGTTGTAAAATCTTATAAAATGGAGAAAAATCAGGACAAATTTTGATAATAATGCAACGCATTGTAAATATTTTCCTCACTAACATTGTGGTTAAATCCGCAGGCTCCGATTCCAGTGAGCAGGGAAAAATTAATCTGCCCGCCGGAGTTCTTTTTATCAGATTTCATAAGTTGCGGCAGTGTTTGTAAGGCAGACTGCTCAATCTCAATTTGCGGGAAGAACCTCTGTATATTACGGATGACCGTTTCCGCCTCGTCGTGGGTAATCAATCCCTCAAGGGCCGAGAGGTAAGTTTCGCATATCATTCCCATCGCTACCGCTTCACCATGGAGGATGGGTTTTCCGCCGGCAAGAAAACTGCTTTCTACCGCGTGACCTATTGTATGCCCGTAATTGAGGGTTTTTCTGATGTTCTTCTCGTGAAAATCGGCTTTTACGATCTCTCTCTTGATTTCACACGACCGTTTGATGTGGGGAAGGAGCATATCTGCGTTTAATTCTGGTAAAGAAGTCAAGTTACTCCAATGATGCCTGTCGGCAATAAGACCGTGTTTCAGCATCTCAGCAAATCCACTTCTCAGCTGTTCGAAGGGTAAGGTTCTCAGGAAATCCGGGTTAATCAGTGTAAGTTTTGGTTCCGCGAAAGTCCCGATGATGTTTTTGATGAATCCGTGGTCTATGCCGGTTTTGCCCCCAATTGAAGCATCACACATGCCCAGGAGGGTAGTGGGAATGTTGATGAAAGGGATCCCGCGTTTGTAGGTTGAAGCTAAAAAGCCACCCAGATCTGTGATGACGCCGCCGCCCAGATTGATCAGTACGGCGTTACGGTCGGCTTCAAATTCTGCCAGGATCTCCCAAAGCTGTGCAGCAGTATTCAGCGTTTTCATTTCTTCGCCGGGTTCTATCTCAAGGATCTCGTAAGGAACTTTGGTTTCCAGACTCCCCAGCAGGGTGGGCAGGCAGTACTCATGCGTATTTTCATCAACCAAAATAAATAGTTTGGAGGGCTGCAGTTCCTGGAGTGTAGAATTGAGTTGTGAGAAGTCAGTATCAGCGAAGGTGAACATCTTTTTTTGGCAAATTTAGGGATTAGAGTCTAGATGTGAGACGTTATATTTCAGATGTTAGATATCAGATGTTAGATTTCAGATTTCAGATTTCAGATTGAAGATAAAAGGCAAAAGTAAAAAGTAAAAAGTTTGGAAGAAGGAGCCAAGAAAAAAGATAGGACCCAGGAGATTTTCTGCGGCTTTCATTGTGGTCCTTGTGAAAGACTTTGTGAACTTAGTGGTAAGATGAAAGCTGAAAGCAGGGAGCTTAAAGCATAGTGCGTATAGCCAGAAAAATGGCCAAAATAAAAAGTAAAAAGTTTGGAAGAAAGAGGAAAGATAAAAGATAGCGCTGCGGAGATTTTCTGCGGCTTTCTTTGTGTTCCTTGAAAAAGACTTTGTGAACTTTGTGGTAAGATGAAAGTTGAAGGTTGAAAGTTGAAAGTTGAAAGATGAAAGCTGAGAGCAGAGAGCTGAATGCAGAACCATACCCGCTCCCTAACACCTGCCTCTCCATTAACCAATGACCAACCACCACCCACCAATCACCAGTCACCACCCACTAGCAATCACCTCAACCCAAAAAACCGTATCTTTGCCTAAATTTTTTAGTAATATGAGCCGCGAAAACAGCAAATCAGGAAAATCCCAAAGACCGGGAGCTTCCAAATCATCATCCGGTGCAGGTAAATCTCGCGCGCCCCAGTCCGATAAACCAAGAGCTTCAAGACCGTCTTCAGGTGCCGACAGACCGCGCAGCCCGAAGGCCGATATATTGGGAGCCAAATCCCAGCCGCGTGCCGGCAAATCCAGAACATCAAAACTGGAGCAGCCGCGCGAACCCCGACTTTACACCCAGGGCGAAATCCGCAACTTTGAACGTATGCCGGCTGCCAAACGCGGTGGCAACACAGCAGGAAAAGAGTTGGGCCGTAAGATCATCAACAGAAATGATGATGCCGATAGAACGCGCAACTTTGTACAGAAAAGAAGACTTGAAAAGATAACCAAGGAAGTTCCGAAAGAGAGCATCCGTCTTAATAAATATATCGCCAACAGTGGGATCTGCAGCCGCAGGGAAGCTGATGAGCTGATTGAACAGGGTCTCGTGCAGGTGAATGGCCAGGTAGTGACCGAAATGGGCTACCAGGTGCAGAAAACCGATAAAGTAGTCTTCGACGGTCAGGGCATTACACCGGAAAAGCCGGTCTATGTACTGCTGAACAAACCTAAAGGATATATCTCCACCACAAAGGACGAGAAGGCCCGGAAGACCGTAATGGACCTTGTGGCCAATGCCTCGCCTTATAAAGTGCATCCTGTAGGCCGTCTGGACCGCTCAACAACAGGAGTGATCCTCCTGACCAACGACGGGCACATGACGAAGAAACTAACGCATCCTTCCTTCAACGCCAAGAAAATCTACCACGTTACGCTGGACAGAAAGCTGGACCGTGCGGACCTTAACGCCATTGCTGAAGGAATCCGTCTGGAAGAAGGCATAGCCGAAATAGACAGTATTTCCTATATTGAAGGTAAGCCGAAGAATGAGATCGGCATCGAGCTGCACATTGGCTGGAACCGCGTGGTAAGACGTATTTTCCATAAACTCGGATACGAAGTAGAGTTGCTGGACCGTGTCATGTTTGCAGGCTTGACCAAGAAAAACATTAAGCGTGGTCACTGGCGCATCCTTACAGACCTGGAGGTGAATAACCTTAAAATGCTGTAAAACACTTTTTGTAGAAATAATAAAATCCGTCTTTTAGGCGGATTTTTTTTAGTTGAAGGAATTATGGCGCTCCCCTGAAATTTTTCAGTTGCTGATGTAGTATGCTGTTTATTTCTTCAGCTTTATTAAGCGTCATCAGGTGCCCACCATCTTTCACTCTTGCGTCACATTTAACAAACCAATCAGGTAATATTTTATCGTGTGTTCCATGAATATGAAACACATTTTTTGTGGATGTATAATTTTTCCATCGCGTGATACTGTCAATTGCCCATTTTAGAAAAGTCCCGT belongs to Chryseobacterium sp. and includes:
- a CDS encoding SatD family protein, whose translation is MKAVITGDIINSQSIPSETWHHALRGIFGPENSEIWEIYRGDEFQLLLPHASESFSKAIEIKSRIKCISGLDVRLSIGIGDQDFKAPKITQSTGSAFVHSGRNFEKIKAEKLTLSIASDFPDFDEVMNITFKWMNTNLDNWSSVSADIVQIFIKDNNLNQEEVARQLNISQSSVSQRLKRANYDLIMQTDRIFRKRISELKA
- the purF gene encoding amidophosphoribosyltransferase, whose protein sequence is MTQLQQFKEDYLAQFKERTYGRNLLKAEDPFDAPSEECGIFGIYSDTDLDTFSLSQFGLFALQHRGQEACGISVMKDGKIVNIKDEGLVLDVYKEIRDPEMFMGNAAIGHNRYTTAGDKKKYNYQPFFAKNEYDQIVLSIAHNGNLTNAITLKKELEAEGVVFRATSDSEVILRLIQKNLDLGLRGAIKATMEKIEGAYSVVGMTRNKFFAFRDFNGIRPLVLGAIDEKTFVAASESVALDAVGAQYVRDILPGEIVYTSENETGLKSFLVKENCENRICAFEYIYFARPDSLLENINVHEIRERSGEKIWEQAPVEADIVIGVPDSGVPAAIGFSKASGIPFRPVLIKNRYIGRSFIVPTQEMRERIVNLKLNPIISEIRGKRVVIIDDSIVRGTTSKRLVKIMKDAGVKEIHFRSVSPPIIAPCYLGIDTPSKDDLISANMTKDELRDYLGVDSLEFLSMENLKILLGSTNHCFGCFTEVYPVPPGPSSDYTDE
- a CDS encoding DUF3307 domain-containing protein, encoding MIITQLILAHLIGDFILQPNKWVAHKEAKKTASPYLYLHTLIHTALCMVFLWDLDLLWIAALVGISHFIIDALKLHLQKTNTKKTWFITDQLLHALVIAGVGFATDQFDLKVLLSPQTLIFLTGAVFLTTPVSILIKTLLSAWTPVAIEHSKVQTESLTHAGKYIGILERLLVFTFIIVNHWEGVGFMIAAKSVFRFSDLAEAKQRKLTEYVLVGTLLSFGIAVMTGILVRM
- the purC gene encoding phosphoribosylaminoimidazolesuccinocarboxamide synthase, with protein sequence MTKGAMLYEGKAKQVFATDHPEQVVVRFKDDATAFNAQKRGNVDLKGEMNNAITTLIFEYLNERGIKTHFIKKLDEREQLVVKVDIIPLEMVVRNYSAGSMAQRLGVEEGIKSPVTIFDICYKKDELGDPLINDHHAVFLGAATYEELKDMYSLTARINEILKELFDKMNIILVDFKIELGKTADGSIILADEISPDTCRLWDKDTMKKLDKDRFRRDLGEVTEAYVEIYERLKKVLDK
- the aroB gene encoding 3-dehydroquinate synthase → MFTFADTDFSQLNSTLQELQPSKLFILVDENTHEYCLPTLLGSLETKVPYEILEIEPGEEMKTLNTAAQLWEILAEFEADRNAVLINLGGGVITDLGGFLASTYKRGIPFINIPTTLLGMCDASIGGKTGIDHGFIKNIIGTFAEPKLTLINPDFLRTLPFEQLRSGFAEMLKHGLIADRHHWSNLTSLPELNADMLLPHIKRSCEIKREIVKADFHEKNIRKTLNYGHTIGHAVESSFLAGGKPILHGEAVAMGMICETYLSALEGLITHDEAETVIRNIQRFFPQIEIEQSALQTLPQLMKSDKKNSGGQINFSLLTGIGACGFNHNVSEENIYNALHYYQNLS
- a CDS encoding DoxX family protein; its protein translation is MNYFGSVKVNPLIADIVLLVVRIFIGFAMISHGFPKLMQLTSGEEVQFFNFLGLGERFSLILAVIAEFVGSIFIILGLFSRPAVFLLIITMAVAGLIVHSSDPFPKREASLIYLSVYLMLFAFGPGRYSIDSMLEKRRDSSW
- a CDS encoding porin family protein encodes the protein MKKLFLSAAVAVSTLTFAQQFGVKAGMNVSSLSKDANLSDQGSKIGFNAGLFMNAPISADFSIQPELIYTQYGEKYDYTVPSTPVSDEMRYSGATHLDYVALPVMLQYNVTPSFYLEAGPEFGLLVSAKDKAKNETTGETLAESDNYKDSLNGFNFGAGIGAGYFFTPNIGITARYVAGFTDIYKDGQNSGDAVKNNVFQAGLAYKF
- a CDS encoding pseudouridine synthase, whose protein sequence is MSRENSKSGKSQRPGASKSSSGAGKSRAPQSDKPRASRPSSGADRPRSPKADILGAKSQPRAGKSRTSKLEQPREPRLYTQGEIRNFERMPAAKRGGNTAGKELGRKIINRNDDADRTRNFVQKRRLEKITKEVPKESIRLNKYIANSGICSRREADELIEQGLVQVNGQVVTEMGYQVQKTDKVVFDGQGITPEKPVYVLLNKPKGYISTTKDEKARKTVMDLVANASPYKVHPVGRLDRSTTGVILLTNDGHMTKKLTHPSFNAKKIYHVTLDRKLDRADLNAIAEGIRLEEGIAEIDSISYIEGKPKNEIGIELHIGWNRVVRRIFHKLGYEVELLDRVMFAGLTKKNIKRGHWRILTDLEVNNLKML